In Chaetodon trifascialis isolate fChaTrf1 chromosome 4, fChaTrf1.hap1, whole genome shotgun sequence, one DNA window encodes the following:
- the lurap1 gene encoding leucine rich adaptor protein 1, translated as MDEGTASETIPDLKDIEVKIGRKTPEGLLRWMREEASSQRGDSKLSTAHTAHDTIKETGKKSLDEKIRKLKMEMAHLRSVDVKILQQLLAVHEGIEAVKWLMEERSTLTSRCSSLTSSQYSLGEGPDTSWRGSWSSLQDPNDKLDNISIGSYLDTLADDMDEYCPSSSESVICSTTPQVSEGTAGGRTGGGPGATVAGVVVGVRSGIGVGSEIRAGENENGTGIGNGMEVKGGPATGVTNTISGTGITGNGTGTPAIPVCSPQAKSEGPKQDVPVWTKAAEMGKGSPISKTNTQTHAVKANGILEKPTMQTSSPTHLSLNDKLGKSQSPKLKPYKNGKIDLDTCKMNGKMHLEYDAHWRWVQSQEDVTFL; from the exons ATGGATGAAGGTACTGCGAGCGAGACCATCCCAGATCTGAAAGACATAGAGGTGAAAATTGGCCGGAAGACCCCCGAGGGCTTGCTCAGGTGGATGCGGGAAGAGGCGTCCTCTCAGCGGGGAGACTCCAAGCTGAGCACCGCGCACACCGCGCACGACACCATTAAGGAGACGGGGAAGAAGAGCTTGGATGAAAAGATCAGGAAATTGAAGATGGAAATG GCTCACTTGCGCTCTGTGGACGTGAAGATCTTGCAGCAGTTGCTGGCAGTCCATGAAGGCATTGAGGCAGTGAAATGGTTGATGGAGGAGCGCAGCACACTGACAAGCCGCTGCAGCAGCCTAACCAGCAGCCAGTACAGCCTGGGTGAGGGCCCTGACACCTCCTGGAGAGGCTCCTGGAGCAGCCTGCAGGACCCCAATGACAAGCTGGACAACATCTCTATCGGCAGCTATCTTGACACCTTGGCGGATGACATGGATGAGTACTGTCCCTCCAGCTCGGAGTCGGTCATCTGCTCCACCACGCCGCAGGTCTCAGAGGGTACAGCTGGGGGCCGGACAGGGGGAGGCCCCGGGGCTACAGTCGCTGGAGTTGTGGTAGGGGTAAGGTCTGGCATTGGGGTTGGAAGCGAGATTCGGGCtggggaaaatgaaaatggaacTGGGATTGGAAATGGGATGGAAGTGAAAGGTGGACCAGCAACTGGGGTTACCAATACTATCTCTGGCACTGGGATTACTGGGAATGGAACTGGGACACCAGCTattcctgtctgttctcctcaAGCCAAGTCTGAGGGCCCCAAGCAAGATGTTCCGGTCTGGACCAAGGCAGCAGAGATGGGGAAAGGGAGCCCTATTTCAAAGACTAACACCCAGACACATGCTGTAAAGGCTAATGGCATCCTGGAGAAACCAACCATGCAAACAAGCAGCCCCACCCACCTCAGCCTCAACGACAAACTGGGAAAAAGCCAGAGTCCCAAACTCAAACCTTACAAGAATGGAAAGATCGACTTGGACACTTGCAAAATGAATGGTAAAATGCATCTGGAGTACGACGCACACTGGCGGTGGGTGCAGTCGCAAGAAGATGTGACGTTTTTGTAA